In Rhodococcus sp. OK302, one genomic interval encodes:
- a CDS encoding DNA polymerase III subunit delta' gives MSIEVAERGVFGRLVGQHDVEQSLRAAALAARGDSTGSDMSHAWLFTGPPGSGRSVAALCFAAALQCTSDGAPGCGECHACTTTMAGTHGDVRRIVPVGLSIPVKEMRKIVNIASRRPTTGRWQIIVVEDADRLTEGAANALLKVVEEPPDRTVILLCAPTTDPEDMSVTLRSRCRHMPLVTPSVESIAQVLVERDGLSPEQAAFAASISGGHVGRARRLATDDGARDERSRSLRLAFDAASASTAYKAAEALVKSIESETKALYADLKEQELEELKVSLGAGGTGKGTAGAIRGSAGLIKELEDRQKSRDTRGRRDLLDRTLIDLAGMYRDALSYSLGSSSTATHPDKTTEAAQLAARTSPEGLLTCIEAVLACREAVDFNVKLQWALDAMVARIGEAFRPPFSRSGG, from the coding sequence ATGAGTATTGAGGTGGCCGAGCGCGGTGTGTTCGGCCGGCTGGTAGGCCAGCACGACGTCGAGCAGAGTTTGCGAGCCGCCGCGCTGGCCGCCAGGGGCGATTCCACCGGTTCCGATATGAGCCATGCGTGGCTGTTCACGGGCCCGCCAGGGTCCGGGCGTTCCGTTGCGGCGCTCTGCTTCGCCGCAGCCTTGCAATGCACGTCAGATGGCGCACCAGGATGCGGCGAGTGCCATGCGTGTACGACGACGATGGCCGGAACTCACGGTGACGTACGACGGATCGTTCCTGTCGGCTTGAGCATCCCGGTCAAAGAAATGCGCAAGATTGTCAACATCGCGTCTCGCCGGCCGACTACCGGACGCTGGCAGATCATTGTGGTGGAAGATGCTGATCGGTTGACCGAGGGTGCTGCAAATGCGCTTCTGAAGGTTGTCGAAGAGCCGCCGGACCGCACCGTCATCCTGCTGTGTGCGCCCACGACCGATCCCGAGGACATGTCGGTCACACTGCGGTCGAGATGTAGGCATATGCCATTGGTGACTCCTTCTGTCGAGTCGATTGCGCAGGTATTGGTCGAGCGCGACGGGCTTTCTCCCGAACAGGCGGCGTTTGCCGCGTCGATCAGCGGTGGACATGTCGGTCGAGCACGGCGTTTGGCTACCGATGACGGTGCCCGCGATGAACGATCACGGTCATTGCGACTTGCATTCGATGCTGCTTCCGCATCTACGGCGTACAAAGCGGCCGAGGCATTGGTCAAGTCGATCGAATCGGAAACCAAGGCGCTCTATGCCGATCTCAAGGAACAAGAGCTCGAAGAACTGAAGGTCTCGCTCGGTGCCGGAGGTACGGGTAAGGGCACCGCCGGTGCCATCCGCGGATCCGCCGGATTGATCAAAGAACTCGAGGATCGACAGAAATCTCGCGATACGAGAGGGCGTCGTGACCTTCTCGACCGGACGCTGATCGACCTTGCCGGTATGTACCGGGACGCGTTGTCCTATTCGCTGGGATCGTCGTCGACGGCCACACATCCGGATAAGACGACGGAAGCCGCCCAACTGGCTGCTCGCACTTCGCCCGAAGGGCTGTTGACGTGCATCGAAGCGGTGCTGGCTTGCCGTGAGGCTGTCGATTTCAACGTCAAGTTGCAATGGGCTCTCGACGCGATGGTTGCGCGCATCGGGGAGGCTTTCCGACCCCCGTTTTCGCGTTCTGGGGGTTGA
- a CDS encoding RDD family protein, which yields MSEQNWGSCQPPQYGQVPPNQPPQYGQMPPMSPQGYLPPQPAYPYASWISRVWAYLLDNFIVPLPGLILMIVGAVIAFSGAEVSTYETYGTYDTYESSNIDGVNGAGIAVMVVGGLAILLIELWNFVFRQGNTGQTLGKKWLGISVVRESDGVPLGPGMAFLRLLMMSILGGACFINYLWPLWDAKSQCWHDMVVRSVVIRAR from the coding sequence ATGTCGGAGCAGAATTGGGGATCGTGCCAGCCGCCGCAGTACGGACAGGTGCCGCCGAACCAGCCGCCGCAGTACGGACAGATGCCGCCGATGTCGCCGCAGGGGTACCTGCCGCCGCAGCCTGCTTATCCATACGCGTCGTGGATCTCGAGAGTCTGGGCGTATTTACTCGACAATTTCATCGTGCCGCTGCCTGGCCTGATCTTGATGATCGTCGGTGCGGTGATTGCGTTCTCCGGCGCCGAAGTCTCTACCTACGAAACCTACGGCACGTATGACACGTATGAATCGAGCAACATCGACGGCGTGAACGGTGCCGGAATCGCGGTCATGGTTGTCGGCGGCCTGGCAATTCTGTTGATCGAACTGTGGAACTTCGTCTTCCGTCAGGGAAACACCGGCCAGACACTCGGCAAGAAGTGGCTGGGCATTTCGGTGGTCAGAGAGTCCGACGGTGTGCCGTTGGGGCCAGGCATGGCATTTCTGCGATTGCTGATGATGTCGATCCTCGGTGGGGCGTGTTTCATCAACTACTTATGGCCGCTCTGGGACGCGAAGAGTCAGTGCTGGCACGACATGGTTGTGCGCTCCGTCGTCATCCGCGCGCGATAG
- the pdxR gene encoding MocR-like pyridoxine biosynthesis transcription factor PdxR, with protein sequence MNSWANVGMDLHIELPHGMGVKAALLQGLRNAINTGGLKPGTRLPPSRSLAVDLGVSRNTVADCYTELANAGWLITRQGSGTVVASLADAEPDEGNAKSPSTPREQEPPAPALSFIPGSPDVSSFPRAQWISSARRSLTSAPNDAFSATDPRGRIELRTALSSYLGRTRGVRTDPEHIIVCASSGHGLTLIARVLQETVAVDAYGLHFHRNLLAGEGIRTVPILVDESGTCTEQLASTQARVALLTPTHQFPLGGPLIPSRRRTALEWASDSGGIVIEDDYDGEFRYDRKPVGALQAVAPQHVAYLGTVSKTLSPAIRIGWMVLPDRLIEPVLALKGPYERWVSATDQLTLADFIDSGRFDAHIRKMRTSYRRRRDQLVDTLEHRLPEVRIAGISAGLHAVIQLPRGTEGAVLSAARGLGLDLVGMSTFRHPDSAYTGTDGIVVGYSTPAPSRYSDALERLCTAMESVL encoded by the coding sequence GTGAATTCGTGGGCCAATGTCGGCATGGATCTGCACATCGAATTGCCGCACGGAATGGGAGTCAAAGCCGCACTACTGCAAGGACTTCGGAACGCCATCAATACCGGCGGTCTGAAGCCCGGAACGCGACTACCCCCGTCTCGAAGTCTCGCTGTAGATCTCGGAGTCTCCCGAAATACTGTTGCAGACTGCTACACCGAACTTGCGAATGCCGGCTGGCTCATCACTCGTCAGGGCTCGGGCACCGTCGTTGCATCACTCGCCGACGCCGAGCCCGACGAAGGAAATGCGAAATCTCCGTCCACGCCTCGCGAACAAGAACCGCCCGCACCTGCACTCAGCTTCATCCCGGGGTCTCCTGATGTGTCGTCATTTCCGCGCGCACAGTGGATTTCCTCGGCGCGGCGATCGCTGACATCCGCGCCGAACGACGCATTTTCGGCTACAGATCCCCGAGGGCGAATCGAACTTCGTACGGCTCTCAGCTCATATCTGGGGAGGACCCGCGGAGTGCGCACTGATCCTGAGCACATAATCGTCTGCGCAAGCTCAGGACACGGGCTGACACTGATCGCTCGGGTCCTCCAGGAAACCGTCGCGGTAGACGCCTACGGCCTCCACTTCCACCGAAACCTTCTCGCCGGCGAAGGAATTCGTACCGTCCCGATACTCGTAGACGAGTCCGGAACTTGCACAGAACAGCTGGCCTCGACACAGGCGAGGGTCGCGCTGCTCACACCCACCCATCAGTTTCCGCTCGGCGGACCCTTGATACCCAGCCGCCGGAGAACTGCATTGGAATGGGCGTCCGACTCGGGTGGGATCGTCATCGAGGACGACTACGACGGCGAATTCAGATACGACCGCAAACCTGTCGGAGCACTCCAAGCCGTCGCGCCACAACACGTCGCGTATCTGGGAACGGTCAGCAAAACACTCTCGCCGGCTATTCGAATCGGATGGATGGTACTGCCGGACAGACTGATCGAACCAGTTCTAGCGCTCAAAGGACCGTACGAGCGGTGGGTCAGCGCAACTGACCAATTGACGCTTGCGGATTTCATCGACTCTGGACGGTTCGACGCTCATATCCGCAAGATGCGTACGTCGTACCGACGTCGACGCGACCAGTTGGTCGATACTCTCGAGCATCGTCTACCGGAAGTACGGATCGCCGGAATCTCCGCAGGACTTCATGCTGTGATTCAGCTGCCGCGCGGAACCGAAGGAGCAGTCTTGAGCGCCGCCCGAGGACTCGGGCTCGATCTGGTCGGGATGTCGACATTCAGGCACCCCGATTCGGCCTACACCGGAACCGATGGCATCGTCGTCGGATACAGCACGCCGGCGCCGTCACGCTATTCCGATGCACTGGAAAGGCTATGCACGGCAATGGAGTCCGTGCTGTGA
- a CDS encoding carboxymuconolactone decarboxylase family protein: MPTTNNQRLDLAKLAPEVYKAMIALDTVARQGLEPTLVELVLTRASQLNHCAWCLDMHTRDARSAGVSEQKLDLLNAWEEALNVYSDRERVALALTEAVTVLTDGFVPDKVYSAAAEHFDETELAQLISVIVTINAWNRIAVTTRRTPPVRG; the protein is encoded by the coding sequence ATGCCAACGACTAACAACCAACGACTCGATCTCGCAAAATTGGCACCCGAGGTGTACAAGGCAATGATTGCCCTCGACACTGTTGCGCGTCAGGGGCTCGAGCCGACACTCGTGGAACTGGTGCTTACGAGAGCATCGCAATTGAACCACTGTGCGTGGTGTCTGGACATGCACACACGTGATGCACGATCGGCAGGGGTGAGCGAGCAAAAGCTCGATCTCCTGAACGCCTGGGAGGAAGCGCTGAATGTGTATTCGGATCGGGAACGGGTCGCGCTCGCGCTGACCGAAGCTGTGACGGTGTTGACCGACGGGTTTGTTCCGGACAAGGTATACAGCGCGGCCGCGGAGCATTTTGACGAAACCGAACTTGCGCAACTCATTAGCGTGATCGTCACGATCAACGCGTGGAACCGCATCGCGGTCACCACGCGTAGGACACCGCCAGTCCGCGGATAG
- a CDS encoding DUF2752 domain-containing protein has protein sequence MNAETSAVRGWRALSVPAGVAAAGVSAFALLHLRDPHNAGSYGICPLYAVTGLWCPACGGLRAVNNLTNLDVGAAMSSNALIVPLVLALTVAWVRWAGRRWRGTADRMIVLNPVATVVVLGTLVAFTVVRNTPWGSWLAPA, from the coding sequence ATGAATGCCGAGACCTCCGCAGTACGAGGCTGGCGGGCGCTTTCAGTGCCGGCCGGTGTCGCTGCAGCGGGGGTCTCGGCATTTGCACTTCTGCACCTCCGAGATCCGCACAATGCGGGGAGCTACGGCATTTGTCCTCTGTATGCGGTGACGGGCCTCTGGTGTCCGGCGTGTGGAGGTCTGCGGGCAGTCAACAATCTGACCAACCTCGATGTCGGTGCGGCAATGTCGAGCAATGCCCTGATCGTTCCGCTCGTTTTGGCGCTGACAGTGGCGTGGGTGCGCTGGGCTGGGCGCAGATGGAGGGGGACGGCCGATCGGATGATCGTGCTCAATCCCGTTGCGACCGTCGTCGTGCTCGGAACTCTTGTTGCGTTTACGGTTGTGCGGAACACCCCTTGGGGCAGCTGGCTCGCGCCGGCCTGA